The proteins below come from a single Vibrio natriegens NBRC 15636 = ATCC 14048 = DSM 759 genomic window:
- the csy3 gene encoding type I-F CRISPR-associated protein Csy3, with amino-acid sequence MELCSQLNYVRSLSAGKACFYYLTPSGDMCPLSIDKTRLRAPKGGYSEAYRGSQFHQKNVAPQDLAYANPQFIEECYVPPSTDEIVCEFSLRVKANSLHPEVCNDDSVREQLALLAATYKDLNGYQELAYRYAKNILLGTWLWRNRECRGVAIEVTTSDGEIILISDATRLSWYGHWDEQSTESLERLTSYLSRALSDSAQYFYMDVKALLAVGRGDEVHPSQEFLDDKQEGVPTKQLAKVRLADGRETAAFHAQKIGAALQSIDDWWHEKADKPLRVNEYGADREYVIARRHTQSGNDFYQLIRRTEAWTEEMEKSKSIPNDVHFIMSVLIKGGLFNSSKSTAK; translated from the coding sequence ATGGAACTGTGTAGCCAACTGAATTATGTCAGGTCTCTTTCTGCGGGTAAGGCGTGTTTTTACTATCTAACGCCAAGTGGCGATATGTGTCCTTTGTCTATCGACAAAACTCGTTTGAGGGCCCCAAAGGGAGGTTATTCAGAGGCGTATAGAGGGAGTCAGTTCCATCAAAAGAATGTAGCGCCTCAAGACCTGGCCTATGCAAATCCTCAGTTTATCGAGGAGTGCTATGTTCCCCCAAGTACTGATGAAATAGTCTGTGAGTTTTCGCTTCGTGTTAAAGCTAACTCGTTGCACCCTGAAGTTTGCAATGATGATTCGGTTCGTGAACAACTCGCTTTACTTGCCGCTACTTATAAAGATCTAAACGGTTACCAAGAGCTTGCCTATCGATATGCAAAAAATATTTTATTGGGTACTTGGTTATGGCGAAATAGAGAGTGCCGCGGTGTTGCTATTGAAGTGACAACAAGTGATGGCGAAATTATTCTCATCAGCGATGCTACAAGGCTATCTTGGTATGGTCATTGGGATGAACAATCGACTGAGAGCTTAGAAAGGTTAACAAGTTATTTGTCTAGGGCATTGTCTGATAGTGCACAATATTTCTATATGGATGTGAAGGCCTTACTGGCTGTGGGGCGGGGAGATGAAGTGCACCCTAGTCAGGAGTTCTTAGATGATAAACAAGAAGGTGTCCCGACCAAACAATTAGCTAAAGTTCGACTAGCCGATGGCCGAGAAACTGCCGCCTTTCATGCTCAGAAAATTGGTGCAGCTTTGCAGTCGATTGACGATTGGTGGCATGAAAAAGCAGATAAACCGTTAAGAGTTAATGAATATGGGGCTGACCGAGAATATGTCATTGCCAGGCGTCATACTCAATCAGGGAACGATTTCTATCAGTTGATTCGTCGTACCGAAGCATGGACAGAGGAAATGGAGAAATCGAAAAGTATACCTAATGATGTTCATTTTATTATGTCGGTACTCATTAAGGGTGGGTTGTTTAATAGTTCTAAGAGTACTGCTAAGTGA
- the cas6f gene encoding type I-F CRISPR-associated endoribonuclease Cas6/Csy4, whose protein sequence is MSKRYYFSIRYVPLHADFGLLAGRCIQQMHMFIVNNPLAKNKVGVCFPRWNATNIGDTIAFVMDDKEVLLGLSFQSYFSMMVKEGGFELSRVCEVPVNTPEVRFVRNQIVGKSFIASKQRRMKRSMLRADLSATEHTPIAKEERVVDHFHRVPISSASSGQEYLLHIQKEFVESREQANFNSYGLATNQEKRGTVPDLSIYPFFEESM, encoded by the coding sequence ATAAGTAAACGATACTACTTCTCGATACGTTACGTTCCTCTACATGCAGACTTCGGATTATTGGCGGGTCGCTGTATCCAACAAATGCATATGTTTATTGTTAATAACCCTCTGGCGAAGAACAAAGTGGGAGTTTGTTTTCCTCGCTGGAATGCGACGAATATTGGGGACACTATTGCATTTGTTATGGATGATAAAGAGGTGCTGTTAGGACTCTCTTTTCAGTCTTATTTTTCAATGATGGTGAAAGAGGGGGGATTTGAACTATCGAGAGTGTGTGAGGTTCCGGTAAATACTCCTGAAGTACGGTTTGTGCGTAATCAGATTGTCGGAAAGAGTTTTATCGCGTCTAAACAACGACGGATGAAACGTAGCATGTTGAGAGCGGACTTGTCTGCTACAGAACACACCCCAATCGCTAAAGAAGAGCGAGTAGTGGATCATTTTCACCGAGTTCCAATTTCAAGTGCTTCATCAGGTCAGGAATACCTATTACATATTCAAAAAGAGTTTGTTGAATCAAGAGAACAGGCTAATTTCAATAGTTACGGACTCGCAACGAATCAAGAGAAAAGAGGGACAGTCCCAGACCTTAGTATTTACCCCTTTTTTGAAGAATCAATGTAA